Genomic DNA from Magnolia sinica isolate HGM2019 chromosome 4, MsV1, whole genome shotgun sequence:
tctgtgctggggtccactgaagctttagatttaactcattctttggatattgtcctaaaatgatatctacaaatggatggaaggtgtggatacaaaacatacatcatggtggggcccacggaacgtggtgacgtcacttcagtagcgagtctacgtactaaacctgtcagtagctaatccacgcctGAAAAAAAGGGTCCAATGCCATTTTAGAAAGGGGAATAGGGTTTCCCGTTTCTATCTGGAACCCAAATCCCAATCTGAGGGTTTCCATTTCGAACCCAAATCTCTGAATCGAACCAAAATTCCCGAGAGATCGCAGATTATTCGCCGGAATTCTCGTTGATTTtgaaatgtttcatccattcaaaaaaaaaaaaggggaggtTTTTTCGTACCTGCGGAAGACCAAAACTCAACTGTTGTCGATCAAGGCCCACCGAATTCTTCTTCCGATCAGGCGTAcctcttctacaggtaccgaaatcaccttcttacaattttttttatattttatattttattttttggcattTACGATGCTCTCCCCAAAATTACAGGTAGCGCACGCTACCTGTGCTACACGCTACGAggccgtagcgtacgctacgacccctgtagcgcacgctacaGAGGATATACGCTAcctgctacgctacgtagcgattTTGCTACGCTACGCATGCTACTGAAAACACTAATCCCAAATAAGGCCTAAAGAAACAGATATCATCCTCAATAATCTAGAGAAGATCAGGGTAGGATCATGTGGAAATATAACTTCCTAAGCAGCAGAATTTGCCGTTGCTCTGgaatgatttatttttcatatctcCTGTTGGAAGATGAAATATTCTAGTGAGTTTTCTCACATTCTCTTCCAATGGATATTTGACTTTTGTGGATAGTCATGACAGAATGGAACCAGGTTGTCGTGGAGTGGAAGCTCAATTGCACATCTAATTGTGATTGTTTCAATTAGAAATTGACATTGTACTGCAATATGCGAGATGTATAATTCATTTCCTCAATTATATTGACTTAGAAAGTTAGAACCATCCTTCTCCCGACTTTGTTGTTTTCCAGCTGTCATTTTTGGATGATTCATTCAATTCCATTCATCTTGCCATTTTTTCATTTCGTTTGTCATGGGTGTCAATGTATCATGGATGTAAAGTTCCATATTTTGGTGATCTATTATGTCAGTGACATTCCAAAAGGGCGTGTCTTCACCAAAGGTTGCTACTGCAATCCATATATTCATGCGATATAAAGGAACACAATTGATGAATAGAATTGCTATTTCTTATTCTATTCAAACAAAATATAACTCCACCAAGAACATTGACATTATAAAGACCATAAATCAGTTCTGTCGGTAACACATGCATAAAGTAAGTAGAATTAATTACCTGATTGTAGTATGTCGGCATCCATGTGAGGAGAATGAAAGTTCCCCAGTTGTGGCAGAAATGAGAGACTATTAGGGCCCAAACTGGTGGCTTTGATAGGATCAATCTCCATGGGATAGTTTTGACGGGCTCATTGGAAATGCTGTTACTAATGATTAGCTGCTTCTCTTCTGGTCGAAGTTCAGGGTCATCAAGAGGCGAACTGTGTGCCTGAAGTATCATTAACCATAGGAAGAAGAAGTCATAAAAAAAATAAGGACACAATCATTCAATAAATGTAAAAGAAGAACAACACTCATAACTCTTGATATTCTTGATATTGAGTAGAATACAACTTTATAACCGGAAAATTTTTCACATAGGCTCCTCCTGTGTAATATCAAAGAAATTTCAGCTTCACTTGATTAGTTTCAATTTTTTCGTATCTCAAATAACTGAAAACATCACCAATTGAATTCTAAACAGTAAAAAGAAACACTGTAAAAAAGATATTGGTGGAATTTCTGAAAGCATGTGAACAGGTAGTAGAGGACTTCATGAACAGTCTTGGATTGAAAGGACGGTCGAACATTTCCATCTGGAGCAAAAAAGGCTTAGCAAACACTACGGGTTCCAATGGACATAACTTTTCACTCTGATCTCTGATTTTCACCAATAATATATTGTTGAAAAGGCCTCAAAGAGCTTGACTGATTTcgtggggggaaaaaaaaaaacgttgtTTACTGGCTCAAATTTGCATCCAAAGTTAGAAtttgctatttttagtaagtttcacAATTATCGTTTCTTTACGTGTTTTAGGGTTTCTGCCATCATTGCTTGCATCAATAGATTAGTTTTGGGATTCTGATTGAGATTGTAAGATCCATatgattttactatttttagcaaATTTTCTATTTGGGAAAATAGCCAGGTCTAGTTGAGTTAGGGTTTTGGGCGTGCAATGCCTATTTAAGGTTGTCATATGTGCCTTGTGATACATTCAATTTAATAAAACTTATCAGCTTTAGTTCTCATTTTAGAGGAATTTCTCTCCTTATGGATTCAAGTATACTTGTTAAGGAAGAGACAGCAATCTCTTCCTCTTGCTTCTCTTTACGCAACGCTATGCTAGCATGTTTGGAGGTTGCTATGTTTGCATTGAACAGAAAGCCCATTGACCTAAATGGCCATTGAATTCATTTATTCTATTTATTCCACCGTTTGGCCATGGTTAAAGGACTTAGTAACTCAGACCAACTCATTCAGTCCTGAGTCGGGGTTGTATTGGTCTAACTTGCGTGAGCTAGGGTTGACTTGGGGGGATGAATTGTGGTATCAAACCAGATCAGGTCCTACTGAGTCTGAGTCAACTTTTCGACTTGGACAAGACTCAGACTCGTCTGATTTGTCAAACCATGCGTTTGACAGACTTTCACCTTCTGCTCAATGCATAATGAGGTTTCTGCAAAAAACCAGACAAAGCACCACCTCCAATCTAAAGTGGGTGCTGTTTCAATAGGACACAATTGCTATTTGCACCCTTTTTCCGAATGACACCTTAGCCCTCAATCATATTGCAAAGTTTCCTTTTAACATATAGAAGCACTATCAAGCAATTTAGCCACGGAGCTCATTTAAAGATACGTTGTCATGAGAGGCAACATTAAGAACTGTAATAGGCAATACTTCATTGATGGCAATTGAAGTCTGTTACCTTATTCAGCCATATCACAAACCAAACAGTTCCCAGAGAACCAAAGGAGAAGAACACTGATGGCCACCCGAATTTATGTATCAAGAATGGCGAAAATGCCAGCCCTGTAACTGATCCAAGGTACATCCCACTGTATACCAGTGCTAGTGATCTGCTTCTCTCTGCTACAGGAATCCACTTTGACAGAATGTTATTCATAGCGGGCATTGCAACACCCtgaaaagaagataaaaatctcagcttgAAGCCAGTGAAATACAATTTCTTACCAATTTAAAGCAAAAGATAACTAATTTCAACAGTAAAAGAGAAATCAATTCACAGTTCTTAAACtctctgactcgactcgaaactcgacTTGGCGAGATTTTGAGCCGAGTCACTGAGAAACTtggaacttggtctgactccATCCTGACTTGGGATGACTCATCGAGTCAACTCATCCACTTAGTCAAATCGAGACGACATGTGGTGACTTGACTGAGTCACTCGGTGAGTCACAGTGTAGACATTAATAAAAAGTGAAGAGGGGGAGGGAGGCAATCAAAACCTTGACCTCAAAAATGATCACAGATACACTTAACCAGTGCATCGTCCAGTCATTTGACAGAAGTTTTCCATTTTATATTACCTTTAGTAACTCTTATCCATATTAAATTTACATcactattactattatttttaaattataatttaTTAAATATTGAATCAATTTAATTCAAGTCTTCGAGTCCATCCGACCTGGGTGAATATCAATTCAAgtcgagttttcaggtttttgaaccATGAATCAATTACTAATCCTTTTTCCCAACAAAAGTAAAGGCAACTGACTCAATAATTTCCCGTCCTAGCATACAAGAAATCATAAAGAGAATTGACAGGTGTGGCATGCAATGGAAGATCCAGTAGCAGAAATCAGTTGCAGTAGAAGATTGATGCAGAGCATTGCAGCACACGTGCGGATGTGGCATGCAATGGAAGATCCATGCCActgtcaggtggggcccaccatgaacataCCATGGCCTGGATCCTGCATGGCTGTGCCATGTCTGGCATGCAACCGCAAGCCACTTCTTCTCCTTACCCATTTTCTGCAATGAAATCTGACAGTTCTTTTCCTATGCCGAGATCTTTAGATAAAAGAAATAACTAAAAATAAGGATGTAGTCATTATATGCTTCACAGGCAACTGAGAAATGTCAgtcatattttatccatttccaTCAAACTAGAGAGAGATAGCAAACAAGGTAACTAACCTCACCAATCCCCATGAACGCCCGCGTGACAAGCAAGAAAGGCAATCCAAGCTTAGCAGCTACAGGTGTTAGAGCTGTAGCTATGGACCACCAAACAACCCCAAATCCCAATACAAGCTTCCCACCAACTGTGTCTGCCCATATACCTCCAGCAATCTATGCTTTGAAATTGCCAATTAAAAGAAACACCATATTAGCACGACACAAATACAAATATGGAAGTGTGTAAATTACACTTTGATGTTTAGATACAATTTTGCCACATGCCAAACACCATATTAAATATAAAAGGCTTAGGGTCGGATTGGATGCACTTGAGAAAAATGGGGTTTCCAGCGATGGGAGTTTCAAAGCCTGCTTTTCAGTCTACTCAACGAAAACCAATCGGATTGGTTTTTATCAAGTCAGCATTTTAGTGCTTATTTTTTGAGTGGGATGGTGAAATGGGGTTTTGCAAAGTGCAGCCAAAGTCCAAATGCACATCAAAAAACCTGGTTTGGCTCAGAAGGGGTTTACACATCAGACACCATTTTGGAGTGTGAGTCCAGATGGGCCCTATCATAGCCTAGATATAAAAGGCTATGACCAAAGTGCAGGAAAACGGGATTGTGCATAATATGTGGAATTGACACTACATCCTATATCTTAATTCTTAAATTATCATATCCTTCAAACTCAGaataacaaaagaaaacataCAACTATACCAACTTCAATTTCagcaataaataaaaaatccgtgTAGAGAAAGCACTATATTTTTTCATAATTCTTTTTAAGTTTTGCATTTGAAGAAAATGTGCGGATAGCCCAATGGTATCATGAGAAATAACCTATGACACCTACATATGGAATAGGTAAGGAACAATCGCATCATGCCTATGCCTTTTCACACTTTGAATTTAAGTGCTAGACACAAAGtctctactcatggctcagtggtagactcacaaaagcttcaacacagaggtcatgggttcaagtacccattgtggcacCCATTCTGAAGAGTTTGTATAGTCGTAGCCATGAACATGTTGAGAACCCTCTTTGTGGTTCAGTAGCAATAACGCACGAGTTATTATTCTTGAAGCATTGTCATGGCCCCCAAAATCCAAGAGATCTGATTGATCTACCAAACTTTAAGCTATCAAATCATGCTTCGAATTCTTGGAACAGAGTCTCTAGCTTGTAGCTAAGAAAACAAGACAAGTTATCTCATGGATATATCATAACCAACCTGGGTGAGAAGGTAACCCCAGAAAAAGGAAGACTGTATCAAGCCAACGGTTGCGGGATTCCAGTTGTACTCTGCTGACATGGGAAGGATGGCAATGCTCATATTTACCTATCACAGAGAATAATTCAAATGCAATATCAGTGGAAGGTCTTGATGATTAAATGGGACTCAGGAATTGTAAAATCAATCCATTCCAATCATTATTTTCAGAGGAAAACAATCATAAAAGCTAGTTATGTAAAGAAACTGGAAACAAAATATTTATTATGGAAAGGTCAATATTGTGAATCATTGCATGCGTACAAAACTAGCTCGAAGAAATAAAAACTTCCACATGTTCCCATGTGTACAATGTGGACAACACTTCATAGAACTTCTATGAAGTGGACATCAGAATAGCATTTCTTATAAATAAATGGACAAAATCCATCCAATTCACCTAAGTTCCATGCTGATTTATTCAGGGTACTCAAGAAAGCTATGTGAATCCACTCCAAGCACATACACAACCTAAAGAAAGATCATAAGCTTTGCCAGAATCCCTATATCAAAATCCTGTGAGTTGTTACCAGAAACAGTTCCTCAGTATCTAGTCCCAAGAAAATTGCATTATAAACAGAGCAATGCTTCAAGCATGCATCCGCAAATGTCAAACATAAGTACCCCTATGTGTCGAATTGGTGCAATTGAATGAGATCCAGGCAGTTCAACATGTGGGGCACATGCTGAACTATCCCAAACTAAACTATCAGGGTCTTCTAGACATCAGGTGAGTCACACAAGTACGTTGAACATCAGACATTGGTTATGCATATTTAAACGTCCATTATTCCATACACCTCAAAAAGTGTGGACTAATCCTTTTTAGCGCTAGAACTCATTCACCAGGAGCCCCACacgatgatgttgttgatgtctcaaatcttttcAGCAACAGGGtctatcaatgccatcaacagaCCATTCGATGCTAGCGAACAgcaactcgatgccatcgagaaaattcggATTCTCCCAAGTTGGTTGCTAGATTTTTTGGGTGtcctggtcgatgacatcgagattagttcgatgccatcgaagttagTTAGATGACATCGAGGACCCATAGAAGTGTCATCGAGGAAAATCGGAAATTCCATGTTTTGTCGCTGGAACAATTGGTgttgtgttcgatgacatcgaagtaagttcgatgttatcgaagtccCATGGAAGGTGTCATCGAACGATCGCACAGATTTACGCAGACCTGCGTatctgcgggatttgtttccgattccgattgtgattCTCCCAATTGCTATAAATATGagtgtaattgggattagggtTCATAGAAAAGCTTTCAAATtcgttcctaagggtttcaagggtgtagcttgggttGATTCAAGGCTTCTTCGAATCAGGGATTCTCTCTACTCTTGTAATTTTCCACTTTCATTGTGATacatgtcgctttgtgccatggattttccacgttaaaatctgAGTGTTTGAGGTTGGACTTGATTGTTGCTATTGGATTACtccacttgattcatctctgtgtgcttccgcggtcccccaacaGATGGATAGCCAGGttttgcatgcttgtgatgagttGGCAGCTGGGGGGTGGTTGCTCTTAGTTTTTTCAAATGGGGCGTACTTGCAATCTAGCATGACTCTTCCAAACACATCCGAACTAATCATTCCTtatgaaaataatcaaaagaaaCCATCAGCCACAAAAACAAACTATATATGAATGTCAATGCAAGCCGCACATCTATCATCAGAACTAAAAACCAACAAGTAAAAGGGAAGGTCCCATTGTCAAATGAGGAAAATACggatactctgccagagtgtaACGATCCATAGGCATGCAACAACCAATGCACACAAGTGTACATATACctcaaattaaactgtcaaaATAGCGAGCCTCTAAAGATCAAATCAAGTGGAAATTCCTAAACTCCAATTAATGGTTTGAATTCAGGTTGTTGACTATTTTTTCATTAGCCATTCATTTGACAGTCACCCATCGCACAATTAGAATCACCAAAATCATCCATCCAGTTTTATTTTTAGACCAAACTCAatctacagtgggacccactttttgaACGTTTTGGATTGAGGCACGTGTGTGCCACGTGTAAAGCGGCCTTATGTATGCCTGTGGATTTTTGTACTCTTGAGTATTTAAAATTGAACAACACAAATTCTCAAATaatcaacaataataataaaacacaAATGCAGAGAATAATTCACCAATttaaagagaaatataatatgtGCACGCATCTTACACAGTATACTTCAGCTCTCGGTTCTgactagtgggccccatggactgggaatccagaccattggtctgttttttcccaccatggatggacttgTCCACAAATATCTCCATACAAAAATCTTAACCTGtagcaacagtccacattcaactgaaacgGATCCTAATATCTATCAATGGGATGCTCAATTCTAGaaaattttggggcatgatccatACATGGCGCGCCATAACAtactgacggtctggatcatctagTCATGGGTTCCTCTTATCAGAAGAGAAACCCCGTGTATACAATGCAAAGATGCGGACAGAGGCATCGTATAATTCCTCATTTCagatcaaacatcagaaaattagCACTAAAAGATAAAGATAATTACAATAATTGCCACTACAGTCTCTTTCTTTGAAAACATGGAGCGATTTTTCGTTTTTCTACTGAAAACGGTAAGAAAGAGAATCGAGGAAGGTCAGAATCTCACTCGATCCATGTTGCAGAGAAGAAACGCTGAGAAGCAGAGAATCACAATCACCCATCGCTTCGGGAACTGCTCCCACCATGCAATCGCTCCCCGCCCCGACTCGTCCTTCTCGACCAGATTCAACTGACTCACCGAGTTGGGCGCTGTGTCAGAGACCTCGAAAGGGTCGGTTTTCACATCGGCGCGTGTCCTGCCGGAGATCCTGCGGCGGAGAGCATCCGATTCGTCTGGGATTCTCGGAATTATCCGATAAGTTTGGGCAGGGAATTTCAAGAGGGCCGAGAGGCGGGTTTCGGGTCTGGTATCGGGGCGGGAGCTGTTCTTCGAGATGCAATGGCGTTTCTGGAGAGAAGAAACAGGGGCGAGAGGGAAGAGGAAGAATCCCGCATTCATGGCTTTCGTAGCGTTTCGGGTTTCGGGTCGcgtcgatttttattttattttttttaattttttcggaAGCGGGTTTTGTGGGGGAAGGGGAATACTGCGGATTGGCTGTGGTTTCGACACTTGTCGGATTGACAAAATGGATATTTTGTTGGCGGGAAGGTGTACGGTAAAGCCGGCAGAGCCGGAATGAGTTAGAACCCCTTCGCTCCTGTAGACGTGGGAGGATCCGttatcaatcgggaccgtccatctagaGGACCCAGTTATGgattgccattattttgaaatttatatGTACTAGAAAATCATAGCCCTtgatttccttcattttttcaTCGCTTAATGCTGACCATAGCCAGTTTTGTTTTCTACCGTTGCTTTGAAGGCAACCTGGTGGATTTGATAAGATAATCTGATATACTTGAGTATAAAAATGTTTCCATCCATGTTAGGTTTCAATAGATTGAAGGTCCCGATCGAAGCATTGAGCTATCAATTGTACTGCGGGAAGGTGGCTCTACTGTTTGCTGGTTATTCCAGCTCTACTCGGATTCCCCAGGAAAATTGTTTATTGTACGTGGGGAGAAAGCACACGTATTTGACATTCACCCGGAAGCGGactggccggtgtaccacacatcagttaTATATCTGCTGTAGGTACGTTGGTGCGAGGACGAGCAGTGACGCTCTCAAGCTttgagttgcacgaacggttcaatGGAGATCAGAGttagtgttttttatttttcgcGCGCGCACCATCCCCCACTCACTCACGCCagggtgggatttcaccacctattggtactcgaactcttgaccaggtgttgaaactcctgcacgtctaccactggagcaagagtaaggagatcaaaattacatgcaGTCCACGGTGATGAATTTATTAtctctacaccattcatctatttttatagattaatTTTGagtatcataaaaaaaaaaaaagtatgaatCGTATTTAAAAATTATCtagaccatatcacaaatagcagcggagataataatttttaccattaaacaattcatagggcctaccataatgtttattttccatctaatcaattcataaggtcacaaagacctgaataaaaaagaaaaacaaattttatattgatccaaaacttctatatccttaaaaagggtttcaatggtggacgttcaatctccaactgctttttacattgtggtccacttgatagttagatctgtcttatttttcgtctcaagccttaagactaacacaccaaatggatggacagtttgaatataacacttACGTCATGATCAAACCCACGTAACTTACTAATGTGAGTAAAGCAgccatatagttggtgtgaggtaccaGCCAATCCatatggtattgggaaggattaggtgggatgggattaaaaaattaaaaaataaaaattataattattaagtatagcagggattgtcccctggtactatgggataagcttaatttcatgttatGTTTGTAATATGGTAGTATagtgaatggatatacccaccatcatttgaaattattgagaataacacatatgtgttatatctaaattgtttatctgttttgtaacctcattttatgaaatgggcctaaaaatgaggcagatacaaaacttatgtagcctcaaagaagtttttaacggtaggtattTGATCCTCGgtgctttctatggtagggtccacttgagctttagatttacttgattttttggcccatgttctaaaatgatctcaaaaaatgggtggatggtgtggatatagcccacacatcatggtggaacctacacaacttgctaacattgagagGAAttgggaccaatgcaattccatctaaacTAATTCCACGCTTTCCTGACAcagaccaaatgtaattccatcccacctaatcccatgccTCAAACGCCCCcttagcaagttctgtaggtcccatcatgagttatgtgctatatccaaactgtccatccatttttcgagctgtCTTAAGGTTATGAAGAAAAATTATACAAAcataacaatcaagtggaccacactggaaaaagtagtggaggattgaacacctaccattgaaacctttttggggttcacggaagttttatatcaatatgaaatttattttcctcttcatttaggtctttgtgaccttatgaattgattggatggaaaataaacatgatggtgggccttacaaaaattttaaccgagaaaattattatctccgctgctatttgcggtgtggtctatttgatctttggatatgattcatttttaggatggtactctaaaatgatctccaaaaatgatgaacggtttggatataataaatacatattgtggggcccatgtaactttgatctcctttgaaccgttcgtacaactctggaGCTTTAGCAGCGTCAGCGttagtcttcgcacgacacgtacctacacctgtgtggtacaccagctaatccgcttcctctATTTCCTCAGTGTTGATCCCGACAAGTGTTAACCAACGGTCTACGTTGGATGTCAACATGTGGACCCTCTGATAATCACTTCGGAGTGATTTTTGACGTAGTTGATATAATTAATGAGGATTGCCTGATTAACGGTCCGATGTCATACACCTGTGACTTAGTTCCATGTTTGAGGCATCATCCTCGGTGGGGACAATCACTTGATCCAGTCGCGACAGACAACCCACGCGAGTGTATATGACGtggatggaagtggattgcgtggtgacccGGCACTACCGACTTCCGTAAGGTGaggaatctgtggggcccaccgtaatgtatgtatttcatccatgccgtccatccatttttacagatcatttgagATCATAATCCCAAATTTGACGCATATCcgatgctcaagtgaaccacaccacaggaaattgtgggattgaatgcccaccattgggcCAGAGaagctttggatgaagctgatatttatttatttttcgtctatgtgatcttatgaacaggttggatgataaatacacatcactgtgggccctaaaaagttttcaacgttggaaatcattgttcccactatttctttggtgtggtctgcttgagatttggatatacttctatTTTGGAACCaactcctaaaataatctgaaaaaacagatggaaggcttagataaaccatatacatccatggtgggcccaacaaattttactcagtacgataattcagtactgagtaactcagggacgcggattgcgtactacccccgcccgtccctggctccgaacgggcagttctgtggacgggcccaccgtgatgtatgagtaaCTCAGTGACGCGGAGTTTCATAAAGCTTCAATCCTCGCCGGTAACATGGTATGTGTTAGGATGAGGACCGTTGATCTACTATGGTGCCATGTGATTGGACCATCATGCAAAAATATTAGTAATTTGACTATTCTCAACATCCAATACGTCTGATCATCTTTTAAATGGCTACCATTGCTTATTTTCAAGCTtctatatgccatccatctatttatatCCCATCCATCCAATGATTATTATGGTATGATCGTTTCCCATCCAACTGCCAAACAgacggtggcccaccaaatcagtaGTTTAGATCCCGGTGAACAAGTTGTATGTGTGAGTGGGAGAAGTTGTGTGTTTATTTCATGGGAGCATAGCGCATGCATCATGGTAAGGTTGGCAATGGGCTCAGGCCTGGTTTGGGTAGATCACtaattgtggggcctactgtgatgtatgtgccttgcatccacaccctccattgattttgacagctcatttaagGTGATGATCCAtaatatgaagtagatccaaatcttaggtggaccatatcataagaaacaatcatgattgaatccccactgttaaaaacttcatgcggtctactggaatgtttatttgacatccgaccttttgataaggtcacaaacatctGAGTGAAAAGACCAGaaaaatatcagtttcatccCAAACTTTTTGTGGAAAGGGtagattaccactgtttccttgtattatggtacacctgagatttggatctatttcattttttggatgctACCTACCTACGGATTCAGAGATCCACCAAAGTCACGTCACTGTCAGCCCGAGCCTGAAACATTTTATTAAGTGAATccttaaataataatttatttattttttaaaaaaaagcagcCCACATTAGTCCGTGGCACGACGTGGTCCATTTATTAAGCGgacccaacccatttaattaGAATTAAGGTCGGGCTGGACAGACGTGAGCCAATCCAGCGTGACCACATTTGAGTCTAAGAAATGGAAtatgggtatatatatatatggcatgtggatatATCCGTGCTTAGCATCTATTACCTgttttgagttgggttgggtcatCTGGCCCTGCCATTGATAAGCCATATGAGCAGGTCAGGTTGGGTAAAGCTGAACCCGGGCCTGACCCATTTATTCAAACAGACGGCATCTATAACCCAAGCAGGGCCAACTATCCATTTAGCTCTGCCAAACTCGCGTCAGAAGTAGGCTGCGGCTCATGGTAGACTTCCCATCCAGTGGCGATGAGCCGAGTTGTCTAGTAGCCTTGGAGCTAAGGCATTGGCAGGAGAGTCAGGCCCGATTAAAATCTAAGACAAATGTCCGGCCAGGATGGGCCTTGGCCAATGATGTATGATATGGCCCAGTCTATCTCTAGCCCACTCAACTTGAGCATAGGACGTGCCATCTAAAATACAATATGCATTTGTAAATCTACAGTAGACTCAAAAGATGGTTAGATTTATTTGATGTACAATTGGTTGCTTGTTTTGAAACAGATAAATATACCTTAAATTGCATTTTAGCTCGAACTTATTTCGTCCTGAACTCTAAAGAAGCATTCGGATGGtgagttactttagataagctactaatgtcataagtaatttattttggtttctacttAGTCAATTAATGAGCATTGAGTATGTTGGGCAGGTAGAATACTCATCAATCAACAAGTCAAAAAGCATATTTAGTTTCCAACATCAAAAGTAATTATCCATGGAGCTTGTTTGGTCACA
This window encodes:
- the LOC131243971 gene encoding sodium-dependent phosphate transport protein 1, chloroplastic isoform X2, whose protein sequence is MNAGFFLFPLAPVSSLQKRHCISKNSSRPDTRPETRLSALLKFPAQTYRIIPRIPDESDALRRRISGRTRADVKTDPFEVSDTAPNSVSQLNLVEKDESGRGAIAWWEQFPKRWVIVILCFSAFLLCNMDRVNMSIAILPMSAEYNWNPATVGLIQSSFFWGYLLTQGVAMPAMNNILSKWIPVAERSRSLALVYSGMYLGSVTGLAFSPFLIHKFGWPSVFFSFGSLGTVWFVIWLNKAHSSPLDDPELRPEEKQLIISNSISNEPVKTIPWRLILSKPPVWALIVSHFCHNWGTFILLTWMPTYYNQVLKFNLTESGLLCVLPWLTMALSANLGGWIADTLVSKGLSVTTVRKIMQSIGFLGPAFFLTQLSHVNSPAMAVLCMACSQGTDAFSQSGLYSNHQDIGPRYAGVLLGLSNTAGVLAGVLGTAATGYILQHGSWDDVFKVSVGLYLVGTVVWNLFSTGEKIID
- the LOC131243971 gene encoding sodium-dependent phosphate transport protein 1, chloroplastic isoform X1 translates to MNAGFFLFPLAPVSSLQKRHCISKNSSRPDTRPETRLSALLKFPAQTYRIIPRIPDESDALRRRISGRTRADVKTDPFEVSDTAPNSVSQLNLVEKDESGRGAIAWWEQFPKRWVIVILCFSAFLLCNMDRVNMSIAILPMSAEYNWNPATVGLIQSSFFWGYLLTQIAGGIWADTVGGKLVLGFGVVWWSIATALTPVAAKLGLPFLLVTRAFMGIGEGVAMPAMNNILSKWIPVAERSRSLALVYSGMYLGSVTGLAFSPFLIHKFGWPSVFFSFGSLGTVWFVIWLNKAHSSPLDDPELRPEEKQLIISNSISNEPVKTIPWRLILSKPPVWALIVSHFCHNWGTFILLTWMPTYYNQVLKFNLTESGLLCVLPWLTMALSANLGGWIADTLVSKGLSVTTVRKIMQSIGFLGPAFFLTQLSHVNSPAMAVLCMACSQGTDAFSQSGLYSNHQDIGPRYAGVLLGLSNTAGVLAGVLGTAATGYILQHGSWDDVFKVSVGLYLVGTVVWNLFSTGEKIID